A section of the Veillonella criceti genome encodes:
- a CDS encoding YhcH/YjgK/YiaL family protein, giving the protein MIFGSVNVNYKGLGYAPVLERVLDWLKDTDLKSLAIGRHDIEGDNIFALVQEVITKKFAETRPEAHKQYLDVQFVIDGKEKMGFLPDRQTEPVVEAHDDKDLYFYKQDLPDEGYIIAQSGSYAIFFPEDIHRPCCAVNDEPSKVLKVVVKVAMKLVD; this is encoded by the coding sequence ATGATATTTGGTAGTGTGAATGTGAATTACAAAGGGTTAGGTTATGCACCTGTATTAGAACGCGTCCTCGATTGGTTAAAAGACACTGATTTAAAAAGTTTAGCAATTGGTCGTCATGATATTGAGGGAGATAATATCTTTGCTTTAGTACAAGAAGTAATCACTAAGAAGTTTGCAGAAACTCGCCCTGAAGCACATAAGCAGTACTTAGATGTGCAGTTTGTTATTGATGGCAAGGAAAAAATGGGCTTTTTACCAGATCGCCAAACTGAACCAGTGGTAGAAGCACATGATGACAAGGATTTGTATTTCTACAAACAGGACTTACCTGATGAAGGCTATATTATTGCTCAATCTGGTTCCTATGCTATTTTCTTCCCTGAAGATATTCATCGCCCTTGTTGCGCAGTCAATGATGAGCCAAGTAAGGTGTTAAAAGTAGTAGTAAAAGTCGCTATGAAATTAGTTGACTAA
- the fusA gene encoding elongation factor G, which yields MKEYASDLIRNVAIVSHDGAGKTALVESLLLACGAVASVGKGQDNKHIMDFEPEEIKRNVTIQLGMAPCEWKNYKINFIDTPGYSEFHGEVRAALRAADGMLMVLSATSGVEVDTIRAWDYGVELQMPRMAFINKMDVEGADFFGTLEKMHALFGKAIMPLQIPIGEGPDFKGVVDVAKRTAYIYENGKMTEVAVPAELEAKVEEIREMTVEAAAEGNDELLEKYLDGQELTLEEIRQGLREGMLTGRVCAVMCGSAINNIGMDQVLDRMIRYMPDASKRVMTAEDVDTGEERIVHVDKPFTGFVFKTILDPFAGKQSFVRVFSGELKEGDKLLNVTQGIEEKWGKMYTLIGKQQVPVTEAGAGDIVVIPKLTATKTGDTFATPGFKVKYRQIRFPQPLHTVAMVPEKKGEEEKLASALQRISEEDPTCVVVKDVEGRQMQVRCMGEVHLEHILTKMERKYGVKAKLEKPYIPYRETVRGKIEVEGKHKKQSGGHGQYGHVKLAIEPSYEGDFEFVDKIFGGAVPKQYIPAVEKGAKETLDKGLLAGYPMIGVKVTLLDGSYHAVDSSELAFKVAAAQALKKGVPQAKPVLLEPVYNVNVFAPDNFMGDIMGDLNSRRGRVLGMEQGEREGITVVKAQVPFAEMLDYVTVLRSMTQGQGVFNMEFSSYEEVPHKTAEGIIAKFDGTGDDE from the coding sequence ATGAAAGAATATGCTAGTGATTTGATTCGTAATGTGGCAATTGTATCTCACGATGGAGCTGGTAAAACAGCATTAGTGGAATCTTTACTATTGGCTTGCGGTGCCGTAGCATCCGTAGGTAAAGGTCAAGATAATAAACACATTATGGACTTTGAGCCTGAAGAAATTAAACGTAATGTAACAATTCAATTAGGTATGGCACCTTGTGAATGGAAAAATTATAAAATTAATTTCATTGATACCCCTGGTTATTCTGAATTCCATGGAGAAGTACGAGCAGCTTTGCGTGCAGCCGATGGTATGCTTATGGTATTATCGGCAACCTCTGGCGTTGAAGTAGATACCATTCGTGCTTGGGATTATGGGGTAGAATTGCAGATGCCACGCATGGCATTTATCAACAAGATGGATGTAGAAGGAGCCGATTTCTTTGGGACCCTTGAAAAAATGCATGCTCTATTTGGTAAAGCTATCATGCCATTGCAGATTCCAATTGGAGAAGGGCCTGACTTTAAAGGCGTTGTAGACGTAGCGAAACGCACAGCTTATATTTATGAAAATGGTAAGATGACTGAAGTAGCTGTTCCTGCTGAATTAGAAGCTAAAGTAGAAGAAATTCGTGAAATGACAGTAGAAGCGGCGGCTGAAGGTAATGATGAATTACTTGAAAAATACTTAGATGGTCAAGAATTAACCTTAGAAGAAATCCGTCAAGGTTTGCGCGAAGGTATGTTGACTGGCCGTGTTTGTGCTGTTATGTGCGGTAGTGCCATTAATAATATTGGCATGGACCAAGTATTAGATCGTATGATTCGCTACATGCCTGATGCGTCTAAACGGGTGATGACCGCCGAAGATGTAGATACTGGTGAAGAACGGATTGTTCATGTAGATAAACCATTTACAGGCTTTGTATTTAAGACTATCTTAGATCCATTTGCAGGGAAGCAAAGCTTTGTTAGAGTATTCTCAGGAGAACTTAAAGAAGGCGATAAACTGCTTAATGTAACGCAAGGGATTGAAGAAAAATGGGGTAAAATGTATACTCTAATTGGTAAGCAACAAGTGCCTGTTACAGAAGCGGGGGCTGGGGATATTGTAGTTATTCCTAAACTTACAGCGACTAAGACTGGCGATACCTTTGCAACGCCAGGTTTTAAAGTAAAATATCGTCAAATTCGCTTCCCACAACCATTACATACAGTAGCAATGGTCCCTGAAAAGAAAGGGGAAGAAGAAAAATTAGCAAGTGCGTTACAGCGTATTTCTGAAGAAGATCCAACTTGCGTAGTAGTCAAAGATGTGGAAGGTCGTCAGATGCAAGTGCGTTGTATGGGCGAAGTGCATTTAGAACATATTCTTACGAAGATGGAACGCAAATATGGTGTTAAAGCGAAATTAGAAAAACCATATATTCCATATCGTGAAACAGTTCGTGGTAAAATAGAAGTGGAAGGGAAACATAAAAAACAAAGTGGTGGCCATGGTCAATATGGTCATGTTAAATTAGCCATTGAACCTTCCTATGAAGGAGATTTTGAATTTGTAGATAAAATCTTCGGTGGTGCTGTACCAAAACAATATATTCCAGCTGTTGAAAAAGGGGCAAAAGAAACACTAGATAAAGGCTTGTTAGCAGGTTATCCAATGATTGGTGTAAAAGTGACCTTATTAGATGGGTCATATCATGCGGTAGACTCTTCCGAGTTGGCCTTTAAAGTAGCGGCTGCTCAGGCTCTTAAAAAAGGAGTGCCTCAAGCCAAACCAGTTTTATTAGAACCTGTTTATAATGTCAATGTATTTGCACCTGATAATTTCATGGGCGATATTATGGGTGACTTAAACAGTCGTCGTGGTCGTGTATTGGGCATGGAACAAGGTGAACGGGAAGGAATTACCGTTGTTAAAGCGCAAGTGCCATTTGCCGAAATGCTTGATTATGTAACCGTATTGCGCAGTATGACACAAGGTCAAGGCGTGTTTAATATGGAATTTAGCTCCTATGAAGAAGTGCCGCATAAAACAGCGGAAGGCATTATTGCTAAGTTTGACGGGACTGGTGATGATGAATAG
- a CDS encoding amino acid permease, giving the protein MSEHETQDKHHMKRGLKNRHMQMIALGASVGTGLFYGSAPTIKLVGPGIIASYALAGLFIFFVMRMLGEMAVREPVSGSFSHFANKYWNGFMGYLAGWNYWTLFMLAGMAELAAIAVYLAYWFPDIPHWLTTLICLVIITAINLINVKAYGEVEFWASFIKIGAIVSMILFGFYLIFTTMGSFPNNFHNLWDNGGFFPNGSWGFLCSLAVVMFSFGGVDLIGITAGEAENPEKSLPTAINELLLRILIFYIGTMVVLMSLAPWDKVGLEASPFVQIFEEIGIPAASNILNLVVLVAALSVFNSILYSNSRMLYGLAKAGNAPKIFGYLTVSGVPLASTLFSAGLALIIVLTTYLYPQAGEVFMHLLALVVAGLVISWFVIIATHIKFRNTFIRENRLDELKFKSPMYPFINYLCILFLLVVVGVMWQMDSFKPSVIAIPFWILFLYVTYKLKRTKK; this is encoded by the coding sequence ATGAGTGAACATGAAACACAAGACAAGCATCATATGAAGCGTGGTCTGAAAAATCGTCACATGCAGATGATTGCCTTAGGTGCATCGGTGGGGACAGGCTTATTCTATGGCTCAGCACCAACCATTAAATTAGTTGGCCCTGGGATTATTGCCTCGTATGCCTTAGCGGGTCTCTTTATTTTCTTTGTTATGCGCATGCTCGGTGAAATGGCGGTCCGTGAACCAGTATCTGGTTCATTCAGTCATTTTGCTAATAAATATTGGAATGGCTTCATGGGATATCTAGCCGGTTGGAATTATTGGACTTTATTTATGCTGGCTGGCATGGCTGAATTAGCCGCCATTGCCGTCTATCTAGCTTACTGGTTCCCAGATATACCGCACTGGCTCACCACCCTCATATGTCTGGTTATTATTACGGCTATTAACTTAATCAATGTTAAAGCCTATGGTGAAGTAGAATTCTGGGCCTCCTTTATTAAAATTGGGGCCATCGTCAGTATGATACTCTTTGGTTTCTATCTTATTTTCACAACTATGGGTTCTTTCCCTAATAACTTCCATAATTTATGGGATAACGGGGGCTTCTTCCCTAATGGTTCATGGGGTTTCCTTTGCTCATTAGCGGTTGTTATGTTCTCCTTTGGAGGCGTGGATCTTATCGGTATTACCGCTGGTGAAGCTGAAAATCCTGAAAAGAGTTTGCCAACAGCGATTAATGAATTATTACTTCGTATCTTAATTTTCTACATCGGCACTATGGTTGTACTTATGTCCCTCGCACCATGGGATAAAGTAGGCCTTGAAGCTAGTCCATTTGTACAAATCTTTGAAGAAATTGGCATTCCCGCTGCTTCTAATATTTTAAACTTAGTCGTATTAGTGGCTGCACTTTCTGTTTTCAACAGTATTTTGTACAGTAATTCACGTATGCTTTACGGTCTGGCGAAAGCAGGGAATGCCCCTAAAATTTTTGGCTATTTAACAGTAAGTGGTGTGCCTTTAGCCAGTACCTTATTTTCAGCAGGTCTTGCCTTAATCATCGTATTAACAACTTACCTCTACCCACAGGCAGGCGAAGTTTTCATGCATCTGCTAGCCCTTGTGGTAGCGGGCCTTGTTATTAGTTGGTTCGTCATCATTGCGACACATATTAAATTCCGCAATACGTTCATTCGTGAGAATCGCTTAGATGAACTAAAATTCAAATCGCCAATGTATCCTTTCATCAACTACTTGTGTATCCTATTCCTACTTGTAGTTGTAGGTGTAATGTGGCAAATGGATAGTTTCAAACCATCCGTTATTGCAATTCCATTCTGGATTTTGTTCTTATATGTAACCTATAAGTTAAAACGAACAAAGAAATAA
- a CDS encoding LysR family transcriptional regulator yields MTLLQLKYIVTVAKQGSINKAAKELFIAQPSLTAAIKELEQELGITIFSRTNKGVIVSPEGDEFLGYARQVIEQTNLIEEKYFGQTAVKHEFCVSTQHYSFAVEAFVDVLKAYGGNEYDFRIRETQTYEIIEDVARLRSEIGILYLNEFNETILRKEFKRHDLTFHPLFTARPHVFVSSFSPLATKDIVTLEDLAPFPRLSYEQGEHNSFYFSEEILSTCESAKDIVVCDRATLFNLLIGLDGYTICSGIISEKLNGPNILAIPLDVDEKIEIGYILHNKVAAGKYCQQYIEALKKNTQSV; encoded by the coding sequence ATGACATTATTACAGTTAAAATATATTGTAACCGTAGCTAAGCAAGGATCGATTAATAAAGCAGCTAAAGAACTTTTTATTGCGCAACCGAGTTTAACTGCGGCTATTAAAGAATTAGAACAAGAATTAGGCATTACCATTTTTTCACGGACAAATAAAGGGGTTATCGTATCGCCTGAAGGGGATGAGTTTCTAGGCTATGCTCGTCAGGTGATTGAGCAAACCAATTTAATTGAAGAAAAATATTTTGGGCAGACGGCTGTGAAACATGAGTTTTGTGTGTCTACTCAACATTATTCGTTTGCAGTAGAAGCTTTTGTGGATGTGTTAAAGGCTTATGGTGGTAATGAATATGACTTCCGTATTCGTGAAACGCAGACCTATGAAATTATTGAAGATGTAGCTCGTTTGCGCAGTGAAATTGGGATTTTGTATTTAAATGAATTTAATGAAACAATTTTGCGTAAGGAATTTAAACGCCATGATTTAACGTTTCATCCATTGTTTACAGCGCGTCCTCATGTATTTGTCAGTTCTTTTAGTCCTTTAGCAACCAAGGATATTGTAACCCTAGAGGACTTAGCGCCATTTCCAAGACTTTCCTATGAGCAAGGTGAACATAATTCGTTTTACTTTTCGGAAGAGATTCTAAGTACTTGTGAAAGTGCTAAAGATATTGTAGTGTGTGATCGAGCGACTTTGTTTAATTTGTTAATTGGTCTTGATGGGTATACCATTTGTTCAGGGATTATTAGTGAAAAATTGAATGGTCCTAATATTTTAGCTATTCCTCTTGATGTGGATGAAAAAATTGAAATTGGCTACATATTGCATAATAAAGTAGCAGCAGGTAAGTATTGTCAACAGTACATTGAAGCATTAAAGAAAAATACGCAAAGTGTGTAA
- the potE gene encoding putrescine-ornithine antiporter: MKTTAKKMSVFQLTTLVAANMMGAGIIMLPTKLAEVGTISVLSWLITAVGSLVLAHIFAQCGMFTTKSGGMGGYAEYSFGKTGHFMANYAYAISLVIANVAIAISAVGYAAVLFDLTLSPVQMSLATIVLLWLAAVLNFGGNAKTGRISNITVWGAILPVLFISVFGWFWFDPSLYSAVWNPNQLPFFDAVSSSIALTLWGFLGFESAAANMDAVENPKKNVPIATFFGTLAVAVIYVLSTNIMAGIVPNVDLLNSTAPFGMVFAQMFNDTVGKIVMAAMVISCCGAILCWQFTLSRVFKSSADAGLFPKVFSRVNKADAPVRGLLILLAVQSALAFMTMNDSLSRQFENLVNLAVVTNVFPYLLCCIAVNKLLKTEGASLFTRRSMYGLSVVAFAYSVYAIYASGEGPIVGGTIAIIVGYIIYQLAFNIVPRAVRSKRSII, translated from the coding sequence ATGAAAACCACCGCTAAAAAAATGTCTGTATTCCAGTTGACCACGCTCGTTGCAGCGAATATGATGGGTGCTGGGATTATTATGTTACCTACTAAACTTGCAGAAGTAGGAACCATTTCCGTTTTGTCTTGGCTGATTACAGCCGTAGGGTCTTTAGTATTGGCCCATATCTTTGCACAGTGTGGTATGTTCACAACTAAAAGTGGTGGCATGGGGGGCTATGCAGAGTATAGTTTTGGCAAAACCGGACATTTTATGGCAAATTATGCTTATGCCATTTCGCTTGTAATTGCAAACGTAGCGATTGCGATTTCCGCAGTGGGCTACGCAGCTGTCTTATTTGATTTAACCTTATCGCCAGTACAAATGAGTTTAGCAACGATTGTGTTGTTATGGCTTGCGGCTGTATTAAATTTTGGTGGCAATGCTAAAACTGGTCGTATAAGTAATATTACGGTTTGGGGGGCTATCCTACCAGTTCTTTTCATCAGTGTATTTGGCTGGTTCTGGTTTGACCCAAGTTTGTATTCAGCTGTATGGAATCCAAATCAACTGCCCTTCTTTGATGCAGTGAGTTCTTCCATCGCTTTAACTCTTTGGGGATTCTTAGGTTTTGAATCCGCAGCAGCTAACATGGATGCTGTTGAAAATCCAAAGAAAAACGTACCAATTGCAACGTTCTTCGGCACATTAGCAGTAGCGGTGATTTATGTATTGTCTACTAATATAATGGCAGGAATCGTGCCTAATGTGGATTTGTTGAATTCCACAGCACCATTCGGTATGGTATTTGCTCAGATGTTTAATGATACCGTTGGTAAAATTGTGATGGCAGCCATGGTAATTTCTTGTTGTGGGGCTATTCTTTGCTGGCAGTTTACTTTATCTCGTGTATTCAAAAGTTCTGCTGATGCAGGTTTATTCCCTAAAGTATTCAGCCGTGTTAATAAAGCAGATGCACCAGTTCGTGGTTTGTTAATTTTATTAGCTGTTCAATCTGCCTTAGCGTTCATGACAATGAATGATTCTTTAAGCCGTCAGTTTGAAAATTTAGTTAATTTAGCAGTTGTAACGAATGTATTCCCTTATCTTCTTTGCTGTATTGCTGTTAATAAATTATTGAAAACTGAAGGAGCTTCCTTATTTACTCGTCGTAGCATGTATGGTTTGAGCGTAGTTGCCTTTGCTTACTCGGTATATGCAATCTATGCGAGCGGTGAAGGACCAATCGTAGGTGGTACGATTGCCATCATCGTAGGATATATTATCTATCAATTAGCTTTCAATATTGTACCTCGTGCGGTTCGTTCCAAACGTAGCATCATCTAA
- a CDS encoding hydrolase yields the protein MHTPSLSRETALELLKTYNKEPFHIQHALTVEAVMRWYAEQLGFTEEADYWAQVGLLHDLDFEMYPEEHCVKAQALLKQAGVADDMVYSICCHGYGICIDWEPKELMENVLFAADELTGLIGAAALMRPSKSTKDMELKSLKKKFKDKKFAAGCSRDVIKAGADRLGWELDELLSKTLAAMQAMEDHIITEYNQQVG from the coding sequence ATGCATACACCATCGTTAAGTCGTGAAACGGCCTTAGAATTGTTAAAAACATATAATAAAGAGCCATTTCATATTCAACATGCCTTAACCGTAGAAGCGGTTATGCGTTGGTATGCGGAACAACTAGGTTTTACTGAAGAGGCTGATTATTGGGCACAAGTTGGCTTATTACATGATTTAGATTTTGAAATGTATCCTGAAGAACATTGTGTGAAAGCACAAGCGTTGTTAAAACAAGCTGGCGTAGCTGATGATATGGTATATTCAATTTGTTGCCATGGTTATGGTATTTGCATCGATTGGGAACCAAAAGAATTGATGGAAAATGTCTTGTTTGCAGCTGATGAATTAACCGGTCTTATTGGGGCGGCCGCCTTGATGCGTCCTTCTAAATCGACTAAGGATATGGAACTTAAGAGTTTAAAGAAAAAATTCAAAGATAAAAAATTCGCAGCTGGTTGCTCTCGTGATGTAATTAAAGCGGGGGCAGATCGATTGGGCTGGGAGTTAGATGAATTATTGAGTAAAACATTAGCGGCTATGCAAGCGATGGAAGATCATATTATAACTGAATATAATCAACAAGTTGGTTGA
- the argH gene encoding argininosuccinate lyase: MAKLWGGRFTKGTDKAVEDFTSSIAFDARMYAEDIAGSKAHAKMLAKQGIISQTDCNDIVAGLTDIQKQIEAGTFDFSVALEDIHMNIEKRLTDAIGEAGGRLHTGRSRNDQCAVDLHMYVRKTVVHMGELLVNLQKALLEVAEKHQDIIMPGYTHLQRAQPVLFSHHMMAYFSMFQRDFDHLPLIYKHADVMPLGAGALAGTTYPIDQAYTQELLAFSKIYENSMDAVSDRDYVLEFLHFASTVMMHLSRLSEELIIWSSTEFGFVELDDAHCTGSSIMPQKKNPDVCELVRGKTGRIYGHLLGLLTTMKGLPLTYNKDMQEDKEGIFDAVDTLHFALSIMADMLRQMKVNGERTYAVLANDFSNATDMADYLAKKGVPFREAHAIVGEAVQHCIQNHCVLLDLTVEDFKKISPVFEADILEAITIEACVAGRKNYSGTAPECVARQRQVGAAQIEEEEAQLATWADQLGRV; this comes from the coding sequence ATGGCTAAACTTTGGGGTGGCCGTTTTACAAAGGGGACTGACAAAGCGGTAGAGGACTTTACGTCCTCTATCGCTTTTGATGCCCGTATGTATGCGGAAGATATTGCAGGTAGTAAAGCACATGCGAAGATGCTAGCAAAACAAGGTATCATTTCACAAACTGATTGTAATGATATTGTAGCTGGCTTAACAGACATTCAAAAACAGATTGAAGCAGGCACTTTCGACTTTTCCGTGGCCTTGGAAGATATTCATATGAATATTGAAAAACGATTAACTGATGCCATTGGTGAAGCTGGTGGACGGCTCCATACAGGACGTAGCCGTAATGATCAATGTGCTGTAGATCTTCATATGTATGTCCGTAAAACGGTCGTTCATATGGGTGAATTGCTTGTTAATCTACAAAAAGCGTTGCTTGAGGTAGCTGAAAAACATCAAGATATAATTATGCCGGGGTATACGCATTTACAACGGGCGCAGCCAGTTTTATTTAGTCATCATATGATGGCTTATTTCTCTATGTTTCAACGTGATTTTGATCATTTGCCATTGATTTATAAACATGCTGATGTTATGCCTTTAGGTGCAGGGGCTTTAGCAGGAACTACCTATCCAATTGATCAAGCCTATACGCAAGAACTATTGGCATTTAGTAAAATTTACGAAAATAGTATGGATGCAGTTAGTGACCGTGATTATGTACTTGAATTTTTGCATTTTGCTTCTACTGTTATGATGCATTTAAGCCGTTTAAGTGAAGAACTTATTATTTGGTCGAGCACCGAATTTGGTTTTGTTGAACTTGACGATGCACATTGTACAGGCTCTAGTATTATGCCACAGAAGAAGAATCCTGATGTGTGTGAGCTTGTTCGTGGTAAAACGGGACGTATTTATGGCCATTTATTGGGCTTATTGACTACAATGAAAGGCCTTCCACTTACATATAATAAAGATATGCAAGAAGATAAAGAAGGTATCTTTGATGCGGTTGATACTTTACATTTTGCCTTATCCATTATGGCAGATATGTTGCGCCAGATGAAAGTAAATGGAGAACGTACTTATGCAGTATTAGCTAATGATTTCTCCAATGCTACGGATATGGCGGATTATTTAGCCAAAAAAGGGGTTCCTTTCCGCGAAGCACATGCAATTGTGGGGGAAGCGGTGCAACATTGTATTCAAAATCATTGTGTATTGCTTGATTTGACAGTAGAGGATTTTAAAAAGATTTCCCCTGTATTTGAAGCGGATATATTAGAAGCTATTACGATTGAAGCTTGCGTAGCTGGCCGTAAAAATTACAGTGGTACGGCGCCTGAATGTGTGGCGCGTCAACGGCAAGTGGGAGCAGCTCAAATCGAGGAAGAAGAAGCACAATTGGCAACATGGGCTGATCAACTGGGGAGGGTTTAA
- a CDS encoding argininosuccinate synthase, producing MSDIKKVVLAYSGGLDTSVIIPWLKENYGCEVIAVCCNLGQPEDYAAVEKKAIKSGASKAYILDVQEEFVADYIWPTVKAGAVYEGKYLLGTSFARPLIAKKLVEVAKQEGADAIAHGATGKGNDQVRFELTIKALAPNTKIIAPWREWDLKSREDCMEFAAKHDIPVVATKSHPYSMDQNVWHLSHEGGDLEDPANAPKNDVHLVCKSPEEAPDTPALVSIEFKEGVPVAVNGKAGTPLELLQTLNELGAANGVGIVDIVENRLVGMKSRGVYENPGGAIIMYAHRELEYLCLDRATYHYKELVANKYAELVYDGMWFAPLMAALQAFVDETQKTVTGTINLKLYKGNIISAGATSPYSLYNQEFVTFEEDDVYNQADAEGFINLFGLPLKINALMKEKAGK from the coding sequence ATGAGTGACATTAAAAAAGTAGTATTAGCATATTCCGGTGGTCTTGATACGTCTGTTATTATTCCCTGGCTTAAAGAAAATTATGGCTGTGAAGTTATTGCTGTTTGCTGTAATCTTGGTCAACCAGAAGATTATGCGGCCGTTGAAAAGAAAGCCATTAAATCAGGTGCCTCTAAAGCCTATATTTTAGATGTACAAGAAGAATTCGTGGCTGATTATATTTGGCCAACTGTCAAAGCTGGTGCCGTATATGAAGGCAAATATTTATTAGGGACTTCTTTTGCCCGTCCGTTGATTGCTAAAAAATTAGTAGAAGTGGCTAAGCAAGAAGGGGCGGATGCGATTGCTCATGGCGCTACTGGTAAAGGGAATGACCAAGTACGTTTTGAGTTGACGATTAAAGCATTAGCACCTAATACTAAAATTATTGCCCCATGGCGTGAATGGGATTTGAAATCTCGTGAAGATTGCATGGAATTTGCAGCTAAACATGATATTCCAGTAGTAGCGACTAAATCTCATCCTTATAGTATGGATCAAAATGTATGGCATTTATCGCATGAAGGTGGCGACTTAGAAGATCCTGCAAATGCACCTAAAAATGATGTGCATTTAGTTTGTAAATCTCCAGAAGAAGCACCTGATACCCCAGCTCTAGTATCGATTGAATTTAAAGAAGGGGTGCCAGTGGCTGTTAATGGTAAAGCGGGCACACCACTTGAGTTATTACAAACATTAAATGAATTGGGTGCGGCTAATGGAGTCGGCATTGTTGATATTGTTGAAAACCGTTTAGTGGGTATGAAATCCCGTGGCGTGTATGAAAATCCAGGTGGAGCTATTATCATGTATGCCCATCGTGAATTAGAATACCTTTGCCTTGATCGGGCTACTTACCATTACAAAGAATTAGTGGCTAATAAATATGCAGAACTTGTATATGATGGTATGTGGTTTGCACCATTAATGGCAGCGTTACAAGCATTTGTTGATGAAACACAGAAAACAGTAACAGGTACGATTAACTTGAAATTATATAAAGGTAATATTATCAGTGCTGGTGCTACATCTCCTTATTCCTTATATAATCAGGAATTTGTTACATTTGAAGAAGATGATGTATATAATCAAGCTGATGCAGAAGGGTTCATTAATCTCTTCGGATTACCACTTAAAATTAATGCATTGATGAAAGAAAAGGCAGGTAAATAA
- a CDS encoding transglycosylase domain-containing protein, producing MKLLFKLLLTLIVLGLGLYWFAGYTPEDTNTPRSPHTQREESLESTEDQLSRTERINRLFHFKEAVQTALHNRVPQNQQVKGDQISTHLKEALVATEDKRFYDHGAIDVFGIGRAFYTNVTAGKTVEGGSTITQQLVKNLFLSSKRIMSRKVEEVILAYLMEYYYTKDEILAMYLNTIYYGNDYYGIYQASNGYFDTTPAHLTLGQSALLAGLPQAPSYYNPIKNYKVAKERQRTVLTLMAQQGIISNREADKAYYSNLQLTSGETDSTDYSNTELESKTTTDSNSTSRTSKSSHPSSHSSSPDKFSLDE from the coding sequence ATGAAACTTCTATTTAAATTATTACTAACACTTATCGTATTAGGGCTTGGCTTATACTGGTTTGCAGGCTATACCCCTGAAGACACTAATACACCTCGAAGCCCTCATACACAGCGCGAAGAATCTCTTGAATCTACAGAAGACCAACTAAGTCGTACAGAGCGTATTAATCGTTTATTCCATTTTAAAGAGGCTGTACAAACAGCCCTTCATAACCGTGTGCCTCAAAATCAACAAGTGAAAGGAGACCAAATTAGCACACACTTAAAAGAAGCGCTCGTAGCAACAGAAGACAAACGCTTTTATGATCACGGCGCTATTGATGTATTTGGTATTGGCCGTGCCTTTTATACCAATGTGACAGCTGGTAAAACCGTAGAAGGCGGTAGCACCATTACGCAACAATTAGTAAAAAACCTATTTCTATCATCAAAACGAATTATGTCGCGTAAAGTAGAGGAAGTTATTTTAGCGTATTTAATGGAATACTATTATACCAAGGATGAAATCTTAGCCATGTATTTAAATACAATCTATTATGGCAATGATTATTATGGTATTTACCAAGCTAGTAACGGTTATTTTGACACTACACCGGCCCATTTAACCTTAGGCCAATCAGCCTTATTAGCGGGTTTACCACAAGCCCCATCCTACTATAATCCTATTAAAAATTATAAAGTTGCCAAAGAGCGACAACGAACGGTGTTAACCTTAATGGCACAACAAGGAATCATTTCTAATCGCGAAGCAGATAAAGCCTATTATTCAAATTTACAATTAACTAGTGGCGAGACGGACTCTACTGATTATTCAAATACAGAACTAGAGTCTAAAACAACAACAGATTCTAATTCTACTTCACGTACAAGTAAATCAAGTCACCCCTCCAGCCATTCCTCATCCCCCGATAAATTCAGTCTTGATGAGTAA